The Acidicapsa ligni genome contains a region encoding:
- a CDS encoding putative quinol monooxygenase, producing the protein MDNQKVYLLAELAILPSFLDEVKAIFREAIGPALQEPGCEALFETSRDGDPYKFVFFEVFSSPEAHRIHLEQDYTKRMFSALEGKLASAPVMTKLNPLWPDLF; encoded by the coding sequence ATGGACAATCAGAAGGTTTATCTCCTGGCAGAGTTGGCGATTCTGCCCAGCTTTTTAGACGAGGTCAAGGCAATATTCAGAGAAGCCATCGGCCCGGCGCTTCAGGAGCCTGGTTGCGAAGCTCTGTTCGAGACCTCGCGCGACGGTGATCCATATAAGTTTGTTTTCTTCGAGGTGTTTTCTTCTCCGGAAGCACATCGGATTCACCTTGAGCAGGACTATACGAAACGCATGTTTTCTGCTCTTGAGGGCAAGTTAGCCAGTGCACCCGTTATGACGAAATTGAATCCATTGTGGCCTGATCTCTTTTGA
- a CDS encoding protease pro-enzyme activation domain-containing protein, which yields MKPIPFRALFLRLCLGTVFVATTALAQSNAPDSQTVRPPAAQQDRVRGPVKDEQRTVLTGQTRRMDHAAVDLGEVSPSLSTGRMVLWLRRSADQQAHLGQFFSQVQDPKSANYRHWLTPASYGAAYGVSDNDLAAVEQWLKASGLKVEKIAEGRNAILFSGTAGDLTHAFHTSIHRYTIGQQRHLANANDPEVPTALAPVIAGISPMNDFRAKPLHVLRSPARYDAASHRMQPALTGGSNGDYALYVTPADASIIYDTPNKNFNAAATQTLDGSGVTIGIVGYSALAMADVQNYRTAFLPASAASNLPTQILDGGIDPGVLDGDTASEGLLDVEIAGGLAPGATIDYYYADSTDLSDGLVLAGLRALEDNKVNILSASYGECESDLGLGGNLEWSELWQQAAAQGISVTVSTGDSGSASCDTSVAPLLASHGLSVSGLSSTPYNIAVGGTDYYSLVNNFSNYVNTASSGNYPYYATALGYIPENPWNDSSSVVGNSFTLNMPTYDGVGDTNIIAAGGGLSSQAVCLGYLTSDGSCSQTLSGYTQPPYQTGFQQVNLVRSVPDVSLLAANGFYGAAWVFCSDSTIDEQGGVYTDCQSDASGHLLNDTPIGLIGGTSAAAPAFAGMLAMISQSQGGARLGQADTVLYNLAQDYNPSTSSPGKYQRAFHDVVMGNNSVYCASGSLNCGTNNFLEGYNATPSYDMASGLGSIDLSQLVNLWTATNFTSTTNTLTAGISSDPLSSAPISVVHGTPINFSTLVTPATATGQFSIVSTNSMNAASYSDFGALDGTGTGNLTTNDLPGGTYTVYAYYAGDTSHTGSQSSSGINVTISAESSTTTLSFGTNDPITYAIKEGVSSVAYGMGTYANAQPFGNSSTVDYTGTLLPDGIATGSVNFTSSNGVTQSAAINSLGFAQLSISSLAPGTYTYKASYPGDSSFATSASTSQTLTVTKGTTSFQLQPSATAVSPVGQVTVTAILQTDSIALYPTGSVSAQANGHTYPPTSSLQGSSNGAVANLFTFTIPTSDLMPGSNLVSVSYGGDTNYQSTSGSFSVTSTGNTGSFTLSGPSQPLVVEASQQSSTTISVASLNGFTGQVELSCAVSAAPSGHTPICQAATATVYGSFGASSIVSVATYADTPIGNYTITVTGVSGQLSQSVQIPLRVTKGPGFTLSFADRSISLSSPGKSASEALSITPIEGFTGTVTLNCIVAPTPTSGKAPTCALPDSINLGSSPTSVTLQIASDSTTLPGSYTVAVTAVSGGVQQTLALPLVLQQLAVTPGFDMSAASGTVSIALAGQSVTDMLSIRPAGGFTGAVQLSCAVSGGSSSSAAPTCTVPATASVTGTAVVNAMLTVNTAAPTTNVANDTRMAAGKIGGVVFGCLLIFIAPKRRKWTALGVLLVAACAMAVTACGGNGHSNPGTGGSPGTPTGSYMVKVTASSGSISATTQVNVSVQ from the coding sequence GTGAAACCTATTCCATTCCGTGCGCTGTTCCTTCGTCTATGCCTGGGGACGGTGTTTGTTGCAACTACCGCGCTAGCGCAATCCAACGCTCCTGACTCCCAGACTGTTCGGCCTCCGGCAGCACAGCAGGATCGGGTTCGCGGCCCGGTGAAGGATGAGCAGCGCACTGTTCTTACGGGGCAGACGCGTCGAATGGATCACGCGGCCGTGGATCTGGGTGAGGTATCGCCATCCCTCTCGACGGGGAGAATGGTGCTGTGGCTCCGCCGAAGTGCCGATCAGCAGGCTCACCTAGGTCAATTTTTCAGCCAGGTGCAGGATCCTAAATCGGCGAATTATCGCCATTGGCTGACCCCGGCAAGTTATGGTGCCGCTTACGGCGTCTCGGACAACGACCTGGCGGCGGTGGAACAGTGGTTGAAAGCCAGCGGGCTCAAGGTGGAAAAGATTGCAGAGGGGCGTAATGCCATTCTCTTCTCCGGTACGGCTGGAGATCTGACGCATGCGTTTCATACCAGCATTCACAGGTACACGATTGGCCAGCAGAGACATTTGGCCAACGCAAACGATCCTGAGGTTCCAACGGCGCTCGCTCCGGTCATCGCTGGCATCTCGCCTATGAACGATTTTCGCGCCAAGCCTCTACACGTGCTTCGAAGCCCAGCTCGTTACGATGCTGCCTCACACCGGATGCAACCGGCCCTGACCGGCGGTTCCAACGGGGACTATGCTCTTTACGTCACGCCGGCTGACGCCTCCATCATCTACGACACGCCGAACAAGAACTTCAATGCTGCGGCGACGCAGACGCTCGATGGATCTGGCGTTACGATCGGTATCGTTGGCTACTCAGCGCTGGCAATGGCCGATGTGCAGAACTATCGCACAGCCTTTTTGCCTGCAAGCGCAGCCAGCAATCTTCCGACGCAGATCCTCGACGGCGGTATAGACCCGGGTGTCTTGGACGGAGATACCGCTTCCGAAGGCTTGTTGGATGTCGAAATCGCTGGCGGACTTGCACCAGGCGCAACGATCGATTACTACTACGCAGATTCCACAGATCTGTCAGATGGTCTCGTCCTGGCCGGACTCCGCGCGCTTGAAGATAACAAGGTTAATATTTTGAGCGCGAGCTATGGGGAGTGCGAATCCGATCTCGGACTTGGCGGCAATCTTGAATGGTCGGAGCTCTGGCAGCAAGCAGCAGCCCAGGGCATTTCGGTCACGGTGTCTACAGGCGACTCCGGCTCGGCTTCCTGCGACACGTCGGTGGCGCCACTCCTGGCTTCGCATGGGCTTTCGGTAAGCGGCCTTTCCTCCACGCCCTACAACATCGCCGTGGGCGGGACCGATTACTACTCGCTTGTCAACAACTTCAGCAACTACGTAAACACTGCGAGCTCGGGAAACTATCCGTATTACGCAACAGCACTCGGCTATATCCCGGAGAATCCGTGGAACGACTCCTCATCGGTAGTGGGGAACAGCTTTACCTTGAATATGCCCACGTACGATGGGGTTGGGGATACCAATATCATTGCCGCCGGCGGCGGCCTGAGCAGCCAGGCAGTCTGCTTGGGTTATTTGACCTCGGACGGTAGCTGCTCACAGACCTTGTCGGGTTATACCCAGCCTCCTTACCAGACTGGTTTCCAGCAGGTAAATCTGGTTCGATCCGTTCCAGATGTCTCTCTGCTGGCTGCCAATGGTTTTTACGGTGCGGCCTGGGTCTTCTGTTCCGACTCGACGATAGATGAGCAAGGCGGAGTTTATACCGACTGCCAGTCCGATGCGAGTGGGCATCTCCTCAATGACACTCCAATCGGATTGATCGGCGGAACCTCGGCAGCGGCCCCGGCTTTTGCCGGAATGCTGGCGATGATTTCGCAGTCGCAGGGCGGCGCACGCCTGGGACAAGCCGATACTGTTCTCTACAACCTGGCGCAGGACTATAACCCCTCGACCAGCAGCCCAGGCAAGTACCAGCGGGCCTTCCATGACGTAGTCATGGGCAATAATTCAGTCTATTGCGCGAGCGGTTCGCTGAACTGCGGCACGAATAATTTTCTGGAAGGGTATAACGCTACACCCAGCTACGACATGGCTTCTGGCCTCGGCAGCATCGATCTTTCGCAGCTGGTCAATCTATGGACCGCGACTAACTTTACCAGCACCACCAACACTCTCACCGCGGGTATTTCGAGCGACCCGTTGTCCAGCGCGCCAATCAGCGTGGTGCACGGCACACCGATCAATTTTTCAACCCTGGTAACGCCTGCCACTGCGACCGGACAGTTCAGCATCGTTTCGACGAACAGCATGAATGCCGCCAGCTACTCCGACTTTGGTGCGCTTGATGGAACCGGTACCGGGAATCTGACCACCAATGATCTTCCCGGCGGAACATACACCGTCTATGCCTACTATGCTGGCGATACGAGCCATACCGGCAGCCAGTCTTCCAGCGGCATCAACGTGACCATCAGCGCGGAATCGAGCACAACCACTCTTTCTTTTGGGACCAACGATCCAATCACCTATGCCATAAAAGAAGGAGTAAGTTCTGTTGCCTACGGCATGGGTACCTACGCTAATGCGCAGCCGTTTGGAAACAGCTCCACTGTGGACTACACAGGTACGCTGCTCCCGGACGGTATCGCCACGGGTAGCGTCAACTTCACATCCAGCAATGGCGTAACGCAATCGGCTGCGATCAATAGCCTCGGTTTCGCGCAGCTTTCCATCAGCTCACTCGCTCCCGGAACATATACCTACAAGGCGAGCTATCCAGGTGACTCAAGCTTTGCGACGAGCGCCAGCACCTCGCAGACGCTGACCGTCACCAAAGGGACGACCTCGTTTCAACTGCAGCCCAGCGCTACCGCTGTGAGCCCGGTTGGGCAGGTGACTGTCACTGCGATTCTGCAGACAGACAGCATCGCACTCTATCCCACAGGAAGCGTTTCGGCGCAGGCGAATGGCCATACCTATCCTCCCACCTCTTCTTTGCAGGGAAGCTCGAATGGGGCAGTCGCCAATCTTTTTACCTTTACAATCCCCACTTCTGACCTGATGCCAGGTTCTAACCTGGTTAGCGTCAGCTATGGGGGTGACACTAACTATCAGTCCACGAGCGGCAGCTTCAGCGTGACCTCTACTGGCAATACGGGCAGCTTTACGCTGAGCGGCCCGAGTCAGCCATTGGTGGTCGAAGCATCCCAGCAGAGCTCAACCACTATATCTGTGGCATCTTTGAATGGTTTTACCGGACAGGTGGAGTTGAGTTGCGCGGTGAGCGCCGCTCCGTCAGGACACACGCCTATCTGTCAGGCAGCTACAGCCACTGTTTACGGCAGCTTCGGAGCAAGCTCGATTGTTTCAGTAGCCACGTATGCTGATACGCCGATAGGCAACTACACCATCACCGTCACCGGCGTCAGTGGTCAGCTTAGCCAATCCGTGCAGATTCCGCTGCGGGTGACCAAAGGCCCCGGGTTCACACTCTCCTTCGCGGATCGTTCGATTTCCCTTAGTTCACCGGGTAAGTCGGCGAGCGAGGCGCTCTCCATCACACCGATTGAGGGCTTCACCGGAACCGTAACGCTCAACTGCATCGTTGCGCCAACGCCAACCTCCGGCAAGGCCCCTACCTGCGCTCTCCCGGACAGCATCAACCTGGGCTCCAGTCCCACGTCTGTCACTCTACAGATAGCCAGTGACAGCACCACGCTTCCAGGCTCCTACACGGTCGCTGTCACAGCAGTCTCGGGCGGAGTGCAACAGACGCTGGCTCTTCCGCTTGTTCTGCAGCAATTGGCCGTGACCCCAGGCTTCGACATGTCCGCGGCCAGCGGCACCGTATCGATTGCTCTCGCCGGGCAATCTGTAACCGACATGCTGTCGATTCGTCCCGCAGGCGGCTTTACGGGAGCTGTGCAGTTGAGCTGCGCGGTCTCCGGAGGCTCATCCTCTTCCGCAGCCCCCACCTGCACCGTGCCTGCTACTGCTTCTGTGACCGGCACAGCAGTGGTGAACGCGATGCTCACTGTGAACACCGCTGCTCCTACAACCAACGTGGCAAACGATACGCGCATGGCTGCTGGGAAAATCGGCGGGGTAGTGTTTGGCTGCCTGCTGATTTTCATCGCTCCAAAGCGAAGGAAATGGACTGCTCTGGGAGTGCTGCTTGTGGCGGCATGTGCCATGGCCGTAACAGCCTGCGGCGGCAATGGACATAGCAACCCTGGAACTGGTGGCTCCCCCGGAACTCCAACTGGCAGCTACATGGTTAAGGTCACAGCTTCCAGCGGCTCTATCAGCGCAACGACGCAGGTCAATGTCTCAGTTCAGTAA
- a CDS encoding winged helix-turn-helix domain-containing protein, with protein MRIEELPFQLLLVLLESPGEAVTKETLHSRLWSDRIFGELDNGLHVAAAKLREALGEKAGATQYIETIRRRGYRFNGEVEPFFNSPAETPAVPGSVELAPDLTLASASAASALPSPAALALTDTPAPKTAETQIRQRYFRIGLTSLLVLFAIAVGALFFYRRPSISQISRSDQVVLGGFTNLSGDNSYDGLEHAFRVKLEESPYLNLVPDQNLLRLVSEPASASLPQLQKGCLSLGGKVLITGSIASRSSGYEVTTAAHSCATGHLLVSQTVKAGSRDTVITALDQATDQLRKNLGEPAASLQRFNVPLAQATTSSLAALRAFTLGEEKRNIGQEFDAIRDYKLAVDLDPNFAMAYARLGTIYSNAAELTQSAVYYQKAFDLREHTADRERLYIAAHYYSISGQTQRTIEAYELWRSLYPRDSSPYENLAIEYLELGQPEKAKSIALTAVQLDAASSLSKAILARVYLETGEQNALRTLCISEPAPKSNSAMLHAACYLLAFQQNDEGAMEEQIRSAHGNTAESELLDDVAWVAMYQGKLSLGRKFFAQARQAALAQGFSELAATVDVDEADLEAEFGYPRQARTLALDALRLAPDDMSIEALAALALARSGETALAESKAVKASGQAPLDTILNDAELPSIRAAIQLQKHNPLAAIQSLEAVRPYDGCSALALAPAYYRGLAYEDAGHPEQAVSEFRKVLEHRALVPDSPYVPLAALQLSRALHRIGDSKGAAEAERQVQLAWRHADPDFLPLRLYRSEQAKVSRDTQSRR; from the coding sequence GTGCGAATCGAAGAGCTTCCATTCCAGCTACTACTCGTATTGCTGGAGTCGCCAGGCGAGGCGGTCACCAAGGAGACGTTGCACAGCCGTCTGTGGAGTGACCGGATCTTCGGCGAACTCGACAATGGCCTGCACGTGGCTGCAGCGAAGCTGCGCGAGGCTCTGGGAGAAAAAGCTGGCGCGACACAATATATAGAGACGATCCGGCGACGCGGCTACAGATTCAATGGCGAGGTTGAGCCATTCTTCAACTCTCCAGCCGAGACCCCTGCTGTGCCCGGCTCCGTTGAGCTCGCTCCTGACTTAACTCTCGCCTCCGCATCGGCTGCATCCGCTCTACCCTCTCCGGCGGCTCTCGCGCTCACCGATACGCCAGCACCGAAGACTGCTGAGACACAAATCCGGCAGCGCTATTTCCGTATTGGCCTGACTTCCCTTTTAGTTCTCTTCGCCATTGCCGTGGGTGCCTTATTCTTTTACCGGCGCCCGAGCATCTCGCAGATTAGCCGTTCGGACCAGGTTGTGCTCGGCGGCTTCACCAATCTCTCCGGTGATAATTCCTACGATGGTCTGGAGCATGCTTTCCGAGTCAAGCTGGAGGAATCACCGTATCTGAACCTGGTTCCCGATCAAAACCTCCTGAGGCTGGTTTCCGAGCCGGCTTCGGCGTCGCTTCCGCAATTGCAGAAGGGCTGCCTGTCCCTCGGCGGCAAGGTCTTGATCACAGGGTCAATCGCATCCCGAAGCTCAGGCTACGAAGTTACGACTGCCGCGCATAGTTGCGCAACCGGCCACCTCCTGGTGAGCCAGACAGTCAAGGCGGGGAGCCGAGACACCGTGATCACCGCCCTCGACCAGGCAACGGATCAACTGCGGAAGAACCTCGGCGAACCTGCGGCCTCGCTCCAGAGATTCAACGTGCCGCTGGCTCAGGCCACAACCTCGTCCCTGGCGGCGCTCAGGGCTTTCACGCTTGGCGAGGAGAAGCGCAACATCGGCCAGGAGTTCGATGCTATTCGCGATTACAAGCTTGCCGTCGATCTGGACCCTAACTTCGCAATGGCCTATGCCCGTCTCGGCACCATCTACTCCAATGCGGCAGAGTTGACTCAAAGTGCCGTGTACTACCAAAAAGCATTTGACCTGAGAGAACACACCGCGGATCGCGAACGGCTCTATATCGCGGCGCACTACTACTCGATCTCAGGACAGACACAGCGCACGATCGAAGCGTACGAGCTATGGCGCTCGCTCTACCCTCGGGACTCATCTCCGTATGAGAATCTCGCTATCGAATATCTGGAACTGGGCCAACCGGAGAAAGCCAAGAGTATCGCGCTCACTGCCGTGCAGTTGGATGCGGCGTCCTCACTCTCCAAGGCCATACTTGCGCGGGTGTATCTCGAAACAGGCGAACAAAACGCCCTGCGAACCCTTTGCATCAGCGAACCAGCCCCAAAAAGCAACAGCGCCATGCTGCATGCGGCTTGTTACCTGCTCGCCTTTCAACAGAATGATGAAGGTGCGATGGAAGAGCAGATTCGATCGGCACACGGAAATACTGCGGAAAGCGAACTGCTGGATGATGTAGCCTGGGTCGCCATGTATCAGGGAAAACTCAGCCTGGGAAGAAAGTTCTTCGCGCAAGCGCGTCAGGCTGCCTTGGCGCAGGGATTTTCCGAATTGGCTGCAACTGTGGATGTGGACGAAGCGGATCTGGAGGCTGAGTTTGGATATCCGCGCCAGGCGCGCACACTTGCTCTCGACGCATTGCGGCTTGCTCCGGACGATATGAGTATCGAAGCCTTAGCCGCCTTAGCGCTGGCTCGCAGCGGAGAGACCGCACTTGCAGAGTCAAAGGCGGTAAAGGCCTCTGGCCAGGCTCCGCTCGACACCATTCTCAATGATGCCGAACTGCCCTCGATACGTGCCGCGATCCAGTTGCAAAAGCACAACCCGCTGGCAGCGATTCAATCGCTCGAAGCTGTCCGCCCTTACGACGGATGCAGCGCTCTCGCTTTAGCCCCCGCCTATTATCGTGGCCTAGCGTATGAAGATGCTGGACATCCAGAGCAGGCTGTAAGCGAATTTCGTAAAGTTCTGGAGCATCGTGCGCTGGTACCGGACTCCCCTTATGTCCCTCTGGCCGCATTACAACTGAGCAGGGCTCTGCACCGAATAGGCGATTCGAAGGGCGCAGCCGAAGCTGAACGACAGGTTCAACTAGCCTGGCGGCATGCAGACCCTGATTTTCTGCCCCTTCGCTTATATAGAAGTGAGCAAGCCAAAGTCTCCCGCGACACTCAGAGTCGCAGATGA
- a CDS encoding DUF3309 family protein: MQLILLLIILLLLAGGGGYYMGPGIGYYGGGGLSLLLLILILFLLFGRGRSRL; encoded by the coding sequence ATGCAATTGATTCTTCTTCTGATAATTCTCCTATTGCTCGCAGGCGGAGGCGGCTACTACATGGGTCCCGGCATAGGTTATTACGGTGGCGGCGGACTTAGTTTGCTTCTGTTGATCCTCATCCTCTTCCTGCTCTTCGGCAGAGGGCGTAGCAGGCTCTGA
- a CDS encoding kelch repeat-containing protein, translating to MKSRLGLSILLLMAWIPVIGCGGSGKSTLPAPTTYTIKGTVAGATGAGLVLQNNGGNDLTVSANATSFSFTTPVSGGGVYSVTVLSQPAGANCTVSKGDGQAMANVTNVSVTCSPQFTIGGIVKRLTGPGLILQNNGGDNLAVSANETSFTFATPVAGGSAYSISILMQPVGENCVVANGAGTASANVTNATVVCTQLYAVGGTINGLHGTGLVLEDNGGNNLTVAAEATSFNFTTPLPGGSAYSVTVLSQPASESCIVSNGSGTVSTDIANVNIVCVGEWSWMNGSSSVGLNGGVSGVYGTLGASAPANLPGGREQSGTWKDASGNIWLMGGYGEDTTGTTGLLNDLWKFDPSKSASGEWTWVSGNSVAPLGIPEVAPNGEPGVYGTLGKPAPGNAPGGREQMVTWIDSAGNLWLFGGIGIDSAGLYGYLNDLWEFNPNLGSNGEWAWMGGSTTVPEQEGNSGVYGTLGTPSANNIPGGRYGGYAWTDPSGNFWLFGGNGFDSVGTNAYLNDLWKYTPGANGAAGKWTWIGGLAVAPISPSPFSQSAAPGVYGTLGSQDTANIPGGRSAGVTWTDASGNLWLLGGLGADSVDTTGYLNDLWKYTPGAEGTAGEWTWMSGSNTIGINGGQPGVYGVLGVADAANTPGARFSSATWIDVSGSFWLFGGQGYDWTGASGFLNDLWEYTPSAKNGGRWTWMGGSNVIPPNPAQGVESGEPGVYGTLGTPAATNTPGARIGAMPWVDSSGNLWLFGGQGYDGAGSQGYLNDSWMYQP from the coding sequence ATGAAAAGTAGGTTAGGTCTCTCCATCTTGTTGCTCATGGCATGGATACCAGTGATCGGTTGCGGCGGGTCGGGCAAATCCACTCTGCCCGCGCCCACCACCTATACCATCAAAGGTACAGTTGCAGGGGCCACTGGCGCAGGCCTGGTCCTGCAGAATAACGGTGGCAACGATTTAACGGTGAGTGCCAATGCCACCAGTTTCAGCTTCACCACTCCTGTCTCCGGCGGCGGTGTCTACAGCGTCACGGTGCTTTCGCAGCCTGCAGGCGCAAACTGCACAGTGAGCAAGGGCGATGGCCAGGCTATGGCCAACGTAACCAACGTCAGCGTCACGTGCTCACCGCAGTTCACCATTGGCGGCATCGTCAAGAGGCTCACAGGGCCTGGCCTGATTCTGCAGAATAATGGCGGAGACAATCTGGCTGTGAGCGCGAATGAGACCAGCTTTACCTTTGCCACTCCAGTTGCGGGCGGCAGCGCGTACAGTATCTCAATACTCATGCAACCAGTCGGTGAAAACTGCGTGGTGGCCAATGGAGCTGGGACAGCCAGCGCCAATGTGACGAATGCAACTGTTGTATGCACCCAGCTCTATGCCGTCGGTGGCACCATCAATGGCCTTCACGGCACAGGCCTGGTTCTGGAGGACAATGGCGGCAATAACCTGACCGTCGCAGCAGAAGCCACCAGCTTTAACTTCACCACGCCCCTGCCTGGCGGCAGCGCATACAGCGTTACCGTGCTCTCGCAGCCAGCCAGCGAGAGCTGCATCGTCTCCAACGGCAGCGGCACCGTCTCCACAGATATCGCCAACGTGAACATCGTCTGTGTCGGCGAGTGGTCGTGGATGAACGGCAGCAGTTCCGTCGGCTTGAACGGTGGAGTCTCAGGCGTATACGGCACCCTAGGAGCTTCCGCTCCGGCCAATCTTCCAGGAGGACGCGAACAATCCGGTACCTGGAAAGATGCCTCCGGAAACATCTGGCTCATGGGCGGATACGGGGAAGACACAACTGGCACAACGGGTCTGCTAAACGACCTCTGGAAGTTCGATCCCTCGAAGAGCGCCAGCGGCGAGTGGACCTGGGTCAGCGGCAACAGTGTCGCGCCACTCGGTATCCCCGAGGTAGCTCCAAACGGCGAACCTGGTGTCTACGGTACGCTCGGGAAGCCTGCGCCTGGCAACGCGCCCGGCGGCAGAGAGCAGATGGTGACATGGATTGACTCGGCAGGAAACCTCTGGCTCTTTGGCGGCATCGGCATCGACTCCGCTGGTCTGTATGGATACCTTAACGATCTCTGGGAGTTCAATCCCAATCTAGGCTCCAATGGCGAATGGGCCTGGATGGGCGGCAGCACCACCGTTCCCGAGCAGGAAGGTAACTCCGGTGTCTACGGCACGCTCGGCACACCATCGGCCAATAACATTCCCGGCGGCCGTTATGGCGGATACGCCTGGACCGATCCGTCTGGAAACTTCTGGCTTTTCGGTGGCAATGGCTTTGACTCGGTCGGAACCAATGCTTATCTAAACGATCTGTGGAAGTACACCCCCGGTGCGAACGGAGCCGCGGGCAAGTGGACATGGATAGGGGGCCTCGCTGTCGCTCCTATTAGCCCCTCTCCCTTCAGTCAAAGTGCAGCGCCCGGAGTCTACGGCACGCTCGGAAGCCAGGACACCGCCAACATTCCCGGAGGAAGATCTGCCGGCGTTACCTGGACCGATGCGTCAGGCAATCTCTGGCTTCTCGGCGGCCTCGGCGCAGACTCGGTCGATACCACTGGCTATCTGAACGACCTGTGGAAGTACACGCCAGGGGCCGAAGGAACTGCCGGCGAATGGACGTGGATGAGTGGCAGTAACACTATCGGGATAAATGGCGGCCAGCCCGGCGTCTATGGCGTTCTTGGTGTCGCTGATGCTGCTAACACCCCCGGAGCGCGCTTTAGTTCCGCAACCTGGATTGATGTCTCTGGTAGTTTCTGGCTGTTCGGTGGCCAGGGCTATGACTGGACCGGGGCATCGGGCTTCCTCAACGACCTCTGGGAGTACACACCAAGCGCGAAGAACGGCGGTCGCTGGACCTGGATGGGTGGCAGCAATGTCATTCCTCCCAATCCAGCCCAGGGCGTTGAGAGTGGTGAGCCGGGAGTCTACGGCACACTCGGTACGCCTGCCGCAACCAACACTCCGGGCGCTCGCATCGGCGCAATGCCATGGGTCGATTCCTCCGGCAATCTCTGGCTGTTCGGTGGCCAGGGCTACGACGGAGCTGGCTCCCAAGGCTACCTCAACGACTCCTGGATGTACCAACCGTAG
- a CDS encoding Rossmann-fold NAD(P)-binding domain-containing protein, with the protein MIPDAHPTVGNSITDDHFWTEAAIFESGLDWTILRNNLYAEVILRFAQFAFKTGKQVSARSRRAGRMCLAKTTRERPQECCSTPG; encoded by the coding sequence ATGATCCCCGATGCCCACCCAACCGTTGGAAACTCGATCACGGATGATCATTTCTGGACCGAAGCCGCAATCTTTGAGAGCGGACTCGACTGGACGATCCTGCGGAACAACCTCTACGCGGAAGTCATCCTCAGGTTTGCGCAGTTTGCTTTCAAGACCGGCAAACAGGTTTCCGCGCGCAGTCGCAGGGCCGGTCGTATGTGTCTCGCGAAGACTACGCGAGAACGGCCGCAGGAATGCTGCTCAACACCAGGGTAA